One segment of Bradyrhizobium sp. WD16 DNA contains the following:
- a CDS encoding 2OG-Fe(II) oxygenase family protein, protein MDSLFASPLVTLQVNDATRLNAVLRREIHQMRAASNGVLRSNQKGWHSDPDLFGRTEPGCRRLQAAMLDAVRQATLQIAADFDFSGFALQVEGWVNLSGRNAFSAPHDHPGWAWSGCYYVTVPPLVAGRSGAIEFFDPRTNVRAMSIDGADCFASKVTLLPREGMLLLFPSYLRHWVYPNDSDDERISIAFNVRFLKRPSARSASEARVETGAAASVS, encoded by the coding sequence ATGGATTCCCTGTTCGCGTCACCCTTGGTGACGCTGCAGGTGAATGATGCGACGCGGCTGAACGCCGTACTGCGGCGCGAAATTCATCAGATGCGCGCCGCCTCGAACGGCGTGCTGCGGAGCAATCAAAAGGGCTGGCACTCGGACCCCGACTTGTTCGGCAGGACTGAACCGGGCTGTCGCCGCCTTCAGGCCGCCATGCTCGACGCGGTTCGCCAGGCGACGCTGCAGATCGCCGCCGATTTCGATTTCTCCGGCTTCGCCCTGCAGGTCGAGGGCTGGGTCAATCTCAGCGGCCGCAATGCCTTCAGCGCGCCTCACGATCACCCCGGCTGGGCCTGGTCGGGCTGCTATTACGTGACGGTGCCGCCGCTTGTCGCCGGCCGCAGCGGGGCCATCGAGTTCTTCGATCCGCGGACCAATGTCCGCGCCATGTCGATCGACGGCGCCGATTGTTTCGCCAGCAAGGTGACGCTGCTGCCGCGCGAAGGCATGCTGCTCTTGTTCCCGTCCTATCTGCGTCACTGGGTCTATCCCAATGATAGCGACGACGAGCGCATCTCGATCGCCTTCAATGTGCGCTTCCTCAAGCGCCCCTCCGCCCGCTCCGCCAGCGAAGCGAGGGTGGAAACCGGCGCGGCCGCGAGCGTGTCATGA
- a CDS encoding type I secretion system permease/ATPase, with product MAMDDGIAGASRPKSELSAALASCRVAFAGIGAFSGLINILTLTGSLFMLEVYDRVLPSRSVPTLVGLGLITALLFGFQGLMEIVRGRLLVRIANHLDWRLGDRVYELVLRLPLETRGSGDGLQPVRDLDTIRSVLSGPGPAALFDLPWLPIYLGICFAFHSYIGWTALGGAVVLIVLTLATEALSRRAVRGAAAAGAARNRLAEASRRSAEAIVAMSMTPPLRERWNGYGGSYRAQNKIASDVAIGLGAAGRTFRMILQSGVLAVGAYLVIHQEATGGIIIASSILSGRALAPVDLVIGNWKNFISAQQSWRRLEQLLTLLMPLPRQLPLAPPTRTVSVENLSVTPPGTERVTLNEIGFRLKAGDALGVVGPSASGKSTLARALVGAWRHSRGAVRLDGAALEQWPADTRGHHIGYLPQDVELFEGSIADNIARFRPDANMEAILGAARAADVHDMVVALPQGYNTQIGAQGGLLSAGQKQRIALARALFGDPFLVVLDEPNSNLDAEGEQALMKAIVAAKARGAIVIVIAHRTAALAAVDHVLALAQGRQLAFGPRDEVFQRLSRPQPTPAPLKVVP from the coding sequence ATGGCCATGGACGACGGCATCGCCGGCGCCAGCCGGCCGAAGAGCGAATTGAGCGCGGCGCTGGCCTCGTGCCGCGTGGCCTTCGCCGGCATCGGCGCATTCAGCGGCCTCATCAACATTCTGACATTGACCGGCTCGCTCTTCATGCTCGAGGTCTATGACCGCGTGCTGCCGAGCCGCAGCGTGCCGACCCTGGTCGGGCTCGGGCTCATCACCGCGCTTCTCTTCGGCTTCCAGGGACTGATGGAGATCGTGCGCGGACGCCTCCTGGTGCGGATCGCCAACCATCTCGACTGGCGGCTCGGCGATCGCGTCTATGAACTGGTGTTGCGGCTGCCGCTCGAGACCCGCGGCAGCGGCGACGGATTGCAGCCGGTGCGAGATCTCGACACGATCCGCTCGGTGCTGTCCGGACCGGGACCGGCGGCGCTGTTCGACCTGCCCTGGCTGCCGATCTATCTCGGCATCTGCTTTGCCTTTCATTCCTATATCGGCTGGACGGCTCTCGGCGGCGCCGTGGTGCTCATCGTCCTGACGCTGGCGACCGAGGCGCTGTCGCGGCGGGCGGTGCGCGGCGCCGCCGCCGCGGGCGCCGCCCGCAACCGCCTCGCCGAAGCCAGCCGACGCAGCGCCGAGGCCATCGTCGCCATGTCCATGACGCCGCCGCTGCGCGAGCGCTGGAACGGCTACGGCGGCAGCTATCGCGCCCAGAACAAGATCGCGAGCGACGTCGCCATCGGCCTCGGCGCGGCGGGGCGGACCTTCCGCATGATCCTGCAATCCGGGGTGCTGGCGGTCGGAGCCTATCTCGTGATCCACCAGGAGGCGACCGGCGGCATCATCATTGCGAGCTCGATCCTGAGCGGCCGCGCCCTCGCACCCGTCGACCTCGTGATCGGCAACTGGAAAAACTTCATCTCGGCGCAGCAGAGCTGGCGCCGGCTCGAGCAGCTGCTCACCCTGCTGATGCCGCTGCCGCGGCAATTGCCGCTCGCCCCGCCGACCCGGACGGTGAGCGTCGAAAACCTGTCGGTGACCCCGCCCGGCACCGAGCGGGTGACGCTGAACGAGATCGGCTTTCGACTCAAGGCCGGCGACGCGCTCGGCGTGGTCGGCCCCAGCGCCTCCGGAAAGTCGACGCTGGCGCGTGCCCTGGTGGGGGCGTGGAGGCACAGCCGCGGCGCGGTGCGGCTCGACGGCGCCGCCCTCGAGCAATGGCCCGCCGATACGCGCGGCCATCACATCGGCTATCTGCCCCAGGATGTCGAACTGTTCGAAGGATCGATCGCCGACAACATCGCCCGCTTCCGGCCCGACGCGAACATGGAGGCGATCCTCGGCGCGGCGCGGGCGGCCGACGTCCACGACATGGTCGTGGCGCTGCCGCAGGGCTACAACACCCAGATCGGAGCCCAGGGTGGTTTGTTGTCCGCCGGCCAGAAACAGCGCATTGCGCTTGCCCGCGCGCTGTTCGGCGATCCCTTCCTGGTGGTGCTCGACGAGCCCAATTCCAATCTGGATGCCGAAGGCGAGCAGGCCTTGATGAAGGCGATCGTCGCCGCCAAGGCGCGCGGCGCCATTGTCATCGTCATCGCCCATCGCACCGCGGCGCTGGCGGCGGTCGATCACGTTCTCGCCCTGGCGCAGGGCCGGCAACTCGCCTTCGGGCCGCGCGACGAGGTGTTTCAGCGCCTGTCGCGGCCGCAGCCGACCCCTGCCCCGCTCAAGGTGGTGCCGTGA
- a CDS encoding HlyD family type I secretion periplasmic adaptor subunit, which produces MKTRSDLRAFSETASLRNHLLGGAMIALALTAGIGGWAATTELSGAVTAAGSVVVDSNDKKVQHLAGGIVGQLLVREGDRVRAGDVLLRLDETIVQANLAIVRNGLDEMRARKARLASERDSLAQLAIPADLAEESSPTLLAALDSERKLFELRRSAREGQRAQLRQRIAQLEDEVRGYEALQAAKTEEIELIQRELEGVRALWEKNLVQITRLTALEREAARLKGERAQSVASTAQVRGKIAEISLQIIQIGQDLSSEVAKELREIDGKIGEYVERKVSAEDQLKRVDLRAPQDGVVHQLAVHTVGGVVSPGEAVMMIVPEADALAVEARIAPQDIDQVRAGLLAGIRFSAFNQRTTPEITGTVARLSADTTTDQRNGQSYYTARIALHPDQLARLGEARLLPGMPTEVFIKTYDRTILSYFVKPLSDQVARAFRER; this is translated from the coding sequence ATGAAGACCCGATCCGACCTGCGCGCCTTCAGCGAAACCGCGTCGCTGCGCAATCACCTTCTCGGCGGCGCGATGATTGCCCTGGCGCTCACCGCCGGAATCGGCGGCTGGGCCGCGACCACGGAGCTGTCCGGCGCCGTCACCGCCGCCGGTTCGGTGGTGGTCGATTCCAATGACAAGAAGGTGCAGCACCTCGCCGGCGGCATCGTCGGCCAGCTGCTGGTCCGCGAGGGCGACCGGGTGCGCGCCGGCGACGTGCTGCTGCGCCTCGACGAGACCATCGTGCAGGCCAACCTCGCCATCGTCCGCAACGGGCTCGACGAAATGCGGGCGCGCAAGGCGCGTCTTGCCAGCGAGCGCGACAGCCTCGCGCAATTGGCCATTCCCGCCGATCTCGCCGAGGAGTCCTCGCCGACGCTGCTGGCTGCGCTCGACAGCGAGCGCAAGCTGTTCGAGCTGCGGCGCTCGGCGCGTGAAGGCCAGCGGGCGCAGCTGCGCCAGCGCATCGCCCAGCTCGAGGACGAAGTGCGCGGTTACGAGGCGCTGCAGGCAGCCAAAACCGAGGAGATCGAGCTGATCCAGCGCGAGCTGGAGGGCGTTCGCGCGCTGTGGGAGAAGAACCTCGTCCAGATCACGCGGCTGACGGCGCTGGAGCGCGAGGCGGCGCGGCTGAAGGGCGAACGCGCCCAGTCGGTCGCCTCGACCGCGCAGGTGCGTGGCAAGATCGCGGAAATCTCGCTGCAGATCATCCAGATCGGCCAGGATCTCTCCAGCGAGGTGGCGAAGGAATTGCGCGAGATCGACGGCAAGATCGGCGAATATGTCGAGCGCAAGGTTTCGGCCGAGGACCAACTCAAGCGGGTCGACCTGCGCGCGCCGCAGGACGGCGTCGTCCACCAGCTCGCCGTCCACACCGTCGGCGGCGTCGTCAGCCCCGGCGAGGCGGTGATGATGATCGTGCCGGAAGCCGACGCCCTGGCGGTCGAGGCCAGGATCGCACCCCAGGACATCGATCAGGTCCGCGCCGGACTGCTGGCCGGAATCCGCTTTTCGGCCTTCAACCAGCGCACGACCCCGGAGATCACCGGCACAGTCGCCCGCCTCTCCGCCGACACCACCACCGACCAGCGCAACGGCCAGAGCTACTACACCGCGCGGATCGCCCTCCATCCGGACCAGCTGGCCCGCCTCGGTGAAGCGCGACTGCTGCCGGGCATGCCGACCGAGGTCTTCATCAAGACCTATGACCGGACGATCCTGTCCTATTTCGTCAAGCCGCTGTCGGACCAGGTCGCGCGCGCATTCCGCGAGCGCTGA
- a CDS encoding glycine zipper domain-containing protein — protein sequence MTISTTIKRPAILAGTVLAIMLSSLPAAQAQDPLAGALLGGAAGAIVGGAVTGRGGGAAIGAVVGATTGALIASEAQRNRRGYYAWHQGCYVQRPDGNWIRVSQRYCY from the coding sequence ATGACGATCAGCACGACCATCAAACGACCGGCGATCCTGGCGGGCACCGTGCTCGCGATCATGCTCTCGAGCCTGCCTGCCGCGCAGGCGCAGGATCCGCTCGCGGGAGCGCTGCTCGGCGGCGCAGCCGGCGCGATCGTCGGCGGCGCGGTCACGGGCCGCGGTGGCGGCGCCGCCATTGGCGCGGTGGTCGGGGCGACGACCGGCGCGCTGATCGCCTCCGAGGCCCAGCGCAACCGGCGCGGCTACTACGCCTGGCACCAGGGCTGCTATGTGCAGCGGCCGGACGGCAATTGGATCCGGGTCAGCCAGCGCTATTGCTATTGA
- a CDS encoding tRNA-uridine aminocarboxypropyltransferase translates to MSDQPAAVPPADLEAIADCPRCGKPLPLCVCDAVTPLRSRLQLLILQHPQEQDRLLGTARLTTLHFAGAVLKIGLSWPSLSKILGHDVDPARWAVLYLGSLRLADLAADEDVVVVDRKGQVDPHQRAILRDLEGVILLDGSWSQAKALWWRNPWMLKCQRVILGPARPSLYGKLRREPRRDGLSTIEAAGMLMARIEGRPEIETALHASFAALLAKYRAVQANLPGLLPPPKPKRDWRRRRR, encoded by the coding sequence ATGTCCGATCAACCCGCCGCAGTTCCACCCGCCGACCTCGAAGCGATCGCCGATTGTCCGCGCTGCGGCAAGCCGCTGCCGCTCTGCGTCTGCGACGCGGTCACGCCGCTCAGGAGCCGGCTGCAGCTTCTCATCCTCCAGCACCCGCAGGAGCAGGACCGGCTGCTCGGCACCGCGCGGCTCACCACGCTGCATTTCGCGGGCGCCGTGCTCAAGATCGGGCTGTCCTGGCCGAGCCTGTCGAAGATCCTCGGCCACGACGTCGATCCGGCGCGCTGGGCGGTGCTCTATCTCGGCTCGCTGCGCCTCGCCGATCTTGCCGCCGACGAGGACGTCGTGGTGGTCGACCGCAAGGGTCAGGTCGATCCCCATCAGCGCGCCATCCTGCGCGATCTGGAAGGCGTCATCCTGCTCGACGGCAGCTGGAGCCAGGCCAAGGCGCTGTGGTGGCGCAACCCGTGGATGCTGAAGTGCCAGCGGGTGATTCTCGGCCCGGCCCGGCCGTCGCTGTACGGCAAACTGCGCCGGGAGCCGCGCCGCGACGGGCTGTCGACCATCGAGGCGGCGGGCATGCTGATGGCCCGGATCGAGGGCCGTCCCGAGATCGAGACCGCGCTGCACGCGAGCTTCGCGGCGCTGCTCGCCAAATATCGTGCCGTCCAGGCGAACCTGCCGGGGCTCCTCCCGCCGCCGAAGCCCAAGCGCGACTGGCGCCGCCGGCGCCGGTGA